The following are encoded together in the Carassius auratus strain Wakin chromosome 34, ASM336829v1, whole genome shotgun sequence genome:
- the LOC113052884 gene encoding dehydrogenase/reductase SDR family member on chromosome X-like isoform X1, translating to MPAAVMLVPDGQTEDGFETHFATNCLGHFLLTRLLLDSLVHSGNDGWCSRVFSISSSAHYAAGAGLQDLLSILRLKVQLMFLWIWKELVDVVCVKVSRSSPQQRLTMKIFRLDSGETPAILQDSLLV from the exons ATGCCAGCGGCTGTTATGCTGGTTCCTGATGGTCAAACCGAAGACGGATTTGAGACTCATTTCGCCACTAACTGTCTAGGTCACTTTCTGCTGACCCGCCTTCTGCTGGACAGCCTGGTGCATTCTGGGAATGATGGCTGGTGCTCAAGGGTCTTCAGCATCTCGTCCTCAGCACACTATGCTGCTGGTGCTGGTCTGCAGGATCTTCTCAGCAT ACTCCGGCTGAAGGTGCAGCTGATGTTTCTCTGGATCTGGAAGGAGTTGGTGGATGTTGTGTGTGTGAAGGTCAGCAGGTCCAGTCCTCAGCAGCGTCTTACGATGAAGATCTTCAGGCTGGACTCTGGAGAAACACCTGCGATCCTCCAGGACTCACTCTTAGTTTAA
- the LOC113052884 gene encoding dehydrogenase/reductase SDR family member on chromosome X-like isoform X2, translating into MLVPDGQTEDGFETHFATNCLGHFLLTRLLLDSLVHSGNDGWCSRVFSISSSAHYAAGAGLQDLLSILRLKVQLMFLWIWKELVDVVCVKVSRSSPQQRLTMKIFRLDSGETPAILQDSLLV; encoded by the exons ATGCTGGTTCCTGATGGTCAAACCGAAGACGGATTTGAGACTCATTTCGCCACTAACTGTCTAGGTCACTTTCTGCTGACCCGCCTTCTGCTGGACAGCCTGGTGCATTCTGGGAATGATGGCTGGTGCTCAAGGGTCTTCAGCATCTCGTCCTCAGCACACTATGCTGCTGGTGCTGGTCTGCAGGATCTTCTCAGCAT ACTCCGGCTGAAGGTGCAGCTGATGTTTCTCTGGATCTGGAAGGAGTTGGTGGATGTTGTGTGTGTGAAGGTCAGCAGGTCCAGTCCTCAGCAGCGTCTTACGATGAAGATCTTCAGGCTGGACTCTGGAGAAACACCTGCGATCCTCCAGGACTCACTCTTAGTTTAA